One window of Luteolibacter sp. Y139 genomic DNA carries:
- a CDS encoding TolB family protein, translated as MIRIITAMACLAISSTLAADPSVEAKDGNILLHTDSGETKTLTTSGKDTAPVLSTDGNWIVFIRATAGKKIPTGSGEYDPQELWQIDAAGKEPVLLVKPRASNEMKEVISTFHNLQFSTDGRFVYFDTPAWTTSSAVHVVDTTNSKERFLVAGDGVKVIPRGEYQDCLLLGQHRYFLGGGSYDWLWLFRPDGTEIGPVGEDAKNFMETYCSDKTEKDE; from the coding sequence ATGATCAGGATCATCACGGCCATGGCCTGCCTCGCCATCTCCTCCACCCTCGCCGCCGACCCATCCGTCGAAGCCAAGGACGGCAACATCCTCCTCCACACCGACTCCGGCGAAACCAAAACCCTCACCACCTCGGGCAAGGACACCGCCCCCGTCCTCTCCACCGATGGCAATTGGATCGTCTTCATCCGCGCCACCGCCGGAAAGAAAATCCCCACCGGCTCCGGCGAATACGACCCACAGGAACTCTGGCAAATCGACGCAGCCGGCAAGGAACCCGTCCTCCTCGTCAAGCCGCGCGCATCGAATGAAATGAAGGAAGTCATCTCCACCTTCCACAATCTCCAGTTCTCCACCGACGGCCGCTTCGTCTACTTCGACACTCCCGCTTGGACCACCTCCAGCGCCGTCCACGTCGTCGACACCACCAATTCCAAGGAACGCTTCCTCGTCGCCGGCGATGGCGTCAAAGTCATCCCCCGCGGCGAATACCAGGACTGCCTCCTGTTAGGCCAACACCGCTACTTCCTCGGCGGCGGCTCCTACGACTGGCTCTGGCTCTTCCGCCCCGACGGCACCGAGATCGGCCCCGTTGGCGAAGACGCCAAGAACTTCATGGAGACCTACTGCTCCGACAAGACCGAGAAGGACGAGTAG
- a CDS encoding autotransporter-associated beta strand repeat-containing protein, with translation MRPSRSLPAVFFRIVGLVIPMGMVMPVQAVSLYWDGASTGPDADGGAGTWSTGPAANWDTAATAGDQAPWTNGSDAVFGGTGGVVTVSGTVSAASLTFDAPSYSLTGGTVALAGAAVIGTGANDVTLAPVISGTTISKTGTGTLTMAGSNTFTGGFTISEGTVKAGSSNALGDMAGVTTISPGATLDVNGQDFGRKQFFVSGTGVGGAGAIVNTGAAALNAIESLTMAGATTLGGTGNWNLVPGFSLAMGGFTLTKVGANEIGLKALVNTPGHIDVKEGTFSFLSNNIGGSAANTVTVRTGATLGMTESSTSRAWKAILEAGTTWRGSPAAGYDAKWSGPVSIAGATTFDVPGINKPMVHSGIISGSGSVTKTGAGIWTISGANTYTGGTTVTGGTLQVTSSSALGSGPVVVAAGGTLSGNSSIPGAVTIAGAIDPGVSYQAGILTLGPTILSGTYRCTIGSSDKLVVNGDLDLTGATLDVSIGPGSYSGAQVILSYTGTVTGSFSAPGVTANGLVLQHDVANKRFIVRPKVYEEWIASFPGLVDPSQDGDPDGDGLPNLVEYMLGGNPASFESQIRPKMSYSGGQLVLSFSRSTFSVIDTTQIVQWSQDLVHWNDLPIFNDPGTGETFEFNPGAEKITMSFPGDLGRFYVRLKVTKP, from the coding sequence CGAATTGGGATACGGCCGCGACTGCGGGCGATCAGGCTCCGTGGACGAATGGCTCGGACGCGGTCTTCGGGGGGACGGGCGGAGTGGTGACGGTGTCGGGCACGGTCAGCGCTGCCTCGCTGACGTTTGATGCACCATCGTATAGCCTTACCGGCGGGACGGTGGCGCTGGCCGGCGCGGCGGTGATCGGTACGGGAGCCAATGATGTGACGCTGGCCCCAGTCATCTCAGGGACGACGATTTCCAAAACGGGCACGGGGACGCTGACGATGGCGGGGAGCAATACCTTCACCGGCGGCTTCACGATTTCCGAAGGGACGGTGAAGGCGGGAAGTAGCAACGCCTTGGGCGATATGGCGGGTGTGACGACCATTTCCCCCGGAGCGACGCTGGACGTGAACGGCCAGGATTTCGGCCGCAAACAATTTTTCGTCTCGGGCACGGGCGTGGGCGGAGCAGGAGCGATCGTGAACACCGGCGCCGCCGCTCTGAACGCGATCGAGAGCTTGACGATGGCCGGTGCCACGACCTTGGGCGGGACGGGGAACTGGAACCTGGTTCCGGGTTTCTCGCTGGCGATGGGAGGGTTCACGCTGACGAAGGTGGGCGCGAATGAGATCGGGCTGAAGGCGCTGGTGAATACTCCGGGCCACATCGATGTGAAGGAAGGCACGTTCAGCTTCCTGAGCAACAACATCGGCGGATCGGCGGCGAATACGGTGACGGTCCGGACGGGAGCGACGCTGGGCATGACGGAGAGTTCGACCAGTCGCGCGTGGAAGGCCATCCTCGAGGCCGGAACGACGTGGCGGGGGAGTCCGGCCGCGGGCTACGATGCGAAGTGGAGCGGTCCGGTGAGCATCGCGGGGGCGACTACCTTTGACGTGCCGGGGATCAACAAGCCGATGGTCCACAGTGGCATCATCTCGGGTTCCGGTTCGGTGACGAAGACCGGCGCGGGGATTTGGACGATTAGCGGGGCCAACACCTATACCGGCGGTACGACAGTGACGGGAGGGACGCTGCAAGTCACTTCCTCTTCCGCACTGGGTAGCGGGCCGGTGGTAGTTGCTGCCGGAGGAACGCTCTCCGGCAATAGCTCGATCCCCGGCGCGGTGACGATTGCCGGTGCGATTGATCCCGGGGTGAGCTACCAGGCCGGGATCTTGACGCTGGGCCCGACCATTCTCTCTGGCACCTACCGGTGCACGATCGGATCTTCCGACAAGCTGGTGGTGAATGGAGACCTGGATTTGACCGGTGCCACGCTGGATGTGTCGATCGGGCCCGGGAGCTATTCCGGCGCGCAAGTCATCCTCAGCTATACCGGCACGGTCACGGGCAGCTTTTCCGCGCCGGGTGTGACGGCCAACGGCCTGGTGCTGCAGCACGATGTGGCGAACAAGCGGTTCATCGTCAGGCCGAAAGTCTACGAGGAGTGGATCGCGAGCTTTCCTGGTCTGGTAGATCCCTCGCAGGATGGCGATCCGGATGGCGATGGATTGCCGAATCTGGTGGAGTACATGCTCGGCGGAAATCCGGCCTCCTTTGAATCCCAGATCAGGCCAAAGATGAGCTACAGTGGTGGCCAGCTTGTCCTCAGCTTCTCACGCAGTACTTTCTCGGTAATTGACACCACCCAGATCGTCCAGTGGAGCCAGGACCTGGTGCATTGGAACGACCTGCCGATCTTCAACGACCCTGGAACCGGGGAAACCTTTGAGTTCAATCCGGGAGCGGAGAAGATCACGATGAGCTTTCCGGGTGACCTTGGGCGCTTTTACGTGCGGCTGAAGGTGACGAAGCCGTGA
- a CDS encoding potassium transporter Kup produces the protein MTTTSDGHSHRSPALAAATLAALGIVFGDIGTSPLYAFRACFSGSHGAPIHPENLIGAASLIVWSLILVVSLKYLFIILRLDNKGEGGILALSALIRACKRRAGMIEPKFVLLLGLAGAALIYADGMLTPAISVLSAVEGLSVSAPVVEHWIIPICVGILVALFSIQRHGTGKVGVIFGPIVMVWFGTLGALGIAKLIHNPEVLKAISPHAGFMFLIHEWEHAFPLLASVFLAVTGGEALYADLGHFGVKPIRMAWFTVVFPGLALNYLGQAALLIEDPSAIRAPFFLLAPEFLRFPLTILATLAAVIASQALISGAYSLTGQAVQLGVLPRVKIRYTSEHSAGQIYVPSVNHLLAVACILLVLAFKTSSALEAAYGIAIALTMTITSMLFYSAAISAWGWSKLKAGLLTAAFLTVDGAFLAANAHKIIEGGWLPLVVGGIIFALMITWMWGRERLYRRLTKDALPIDGLLTELKRGHIHRVSGTAVYMSGRGNTVPTALLHNLKHNQVLHERVVLLHVQTLDQPHANPCESIEHSDQGEGIHRVTLSFGFADTPDVPVALKAGLPEEIKFHPGKATYVLGRETYGVGRKASALEHLRLAVFAAMARNASPATAYFRLPPGRVVELGAQITL, from the coding sequence ATGACTACGACATCTGACGGTCACTCACACCGCTCACCCGCCCTCGCCGCCGCCACGCTCGCGGCGCTTGGCATTGTCTTCGGCGACATCGGCACCAGCCCGCTGTATGCCTTCCGCGCCTGCTTCTCCGGCAGCCACGGCGCACCCATCCATCCGGAGAATCTCATTGGCGCCGCCTCCCTCATTGTCTGGTCGCTGATCCTCGTCGTATCGCTGAAGTACCTCTTCATCATCCTCCGCCTCGATAACAAGGGCGAGGGCGGCATCCTCGCACTCTCCGCCCTCATTCGCGCCTGCAAGCGACGCGCCGGCATGATCGAGCCGAAGTTCGTCCTCCTGTTAGGCCTCGCCGGTGCCGCACTGATTTACGCAGACGGCATGCTCACGCCCGCCATCTCCGTGCTCAGCGCTGTGGAGGGCCTCTCCGTCAGCGCCCCGGTGGTGGAGCACTGGATCATCCCCATCTGCGTCGGCATTCTCGTCGCTCTCTTCTCCATCCAGCGCCACGGCACCGGCAAGGTCGGCGTCATCTTCGGCCCCATCGTCATGGTCTGGTTCGGCACGCTCGGCGCACTCGGCATCGCCAAGCTCATCCATAACCCGGAAGTCCTGAAGGCCATCAGCCCGCATGCCGGCTTCATGTTCCTGATCCATGAATGGGAGCACGCCTTCCCGCTGCTCGCCTCCGTTTTCCTCGCCGTCACCGGTGGCGAGGCCCTCTATGCCGACCTCGGCCACTTCGGCGTGAAGCCCATCCGCATGGCATGGTTCACCGTCGTCTTCCCCGGCCTCGCGCTGAACTACCTCGGCCAGGCCGCCCTGCTCATCGAGGACCCCTCAGCCATCCGCGCGCCCTTCTTCCTGCTCGCGCCCGAGTTCCTGCGCTTCCCGCTCACCATCCTCGCCACCCTCGCTGCCGTCATCGCAAGCCAGGCCCTCATCTCCGGCGCCTATTCTCTCACAGGCCAGGCCGTCCAACTCGGCGTGCTCCCGCGCGTGAAAATCCGCTACACCTCCGAGCACTCCGCCGGACAGATCTACGTGCCCTCCGTGAATCACCTGCTCGCCGTCGCGTGCATCCTGCTCGTGCTCGCGTTCAAGACCTCCTCCGCCCTCGAGGCCGCCTACGGCATCGCCATCGCCCTCACCATGACCATCACCTCCATGCTCTTCTACTCCGCCGCGATCTCCGCGTGGGGATGGAGCAAGCTGAAGGCCGGCCTGCTCACCGCCGCCTTCCTCACCGTCGATGGCGCCTTCCTCGCCGCGAATGCTCACAAGATCATCGAAGGTGGCTGGCTGCCCCTCGTCGTCGGAGGCATCATCTTCGCCCTCATGATCACCTGGATGTGGGGACGCGAGCGCCTCTATCGCCGCCTCACAAAGGACGCCCTCCCCATTGATGGCCTTCTAACAGAACTCAAGCGCGGCCACATCCACCGCGTCTCCGGCACCGCCGTCTACATGAGCGGCCGCGGCAATACCGTCCCCACCGCCCTCCTCCACAATCTCAAGCACAACCAGGTCCTCCACGAACGCGTCGTCCTCCTCCACGTCCAGACCCTCGACCAACCGCACGCCAACCCGTGCGAATCCATCGAGCACAGCGACCAGGGCGAGGGCATCCACCGCGTCACCCTCAGCTTCGGCTTCGCCGACACGCCCGACGTTCCCGTCGCGCTCAAGGCCGGCCTGCCCGAGGAAATCAAGTTCCACCCCGGCAAGGCCACCTACGTCCTCGGCCGCGAAACCTACGGCGTCGGCCGCAAGGCCAGCGCCCTCGAACACCTCCGCCTCGCCGTCTTCGCCGCCATGGCCCGCAATGCCTCCCCCGCCACCGCCTACTTCCGCCTCCCCCCCGGCCGCGTCGTCGAGCTCGGCGCACAGATCACCCTGTGA
- a CDS encoding autotransporter-associated beta strand repeat-containing protein, producing MKLKCCSFSRVCLYVISSVVPLEAASLHWDGTSTGVDADGGVGTWSTAASPANWDTAASGGVDTAWSADSEAVFGGTGGVVTVSGTVSASSLVFTAQGYFLTGGNVSLTGAPVIATGANDVTLDTILAGAAPITKTGAGTLTMGVSNSFTGGFTIAAGQLVVGNAAAPDTNGLLGTGPVTIAGGASFTLARGGSTTVTEIAHAFSGSGGLTIAGNNNGSNGYSDFKLTGDSSTFTGPITVSNARISAVTGKETGSGAINLTGRSSLFAEGATVANPLVFSPTGQWKGFLQAGGNLILADATITGPVTLSGPVATRVNAPGYGKRLNLISGAIGQSGGTGSIAFFNEGTSDTTYTLSGASTYTGTTTVNSGAVLNLTGSLAGTAVTVSGSIGGSGVIGTGGSLTMAALGKIKVPTSGEALTVNGNVTLQTSSYVAVDMKPGVVAGDPIPVLHYTGTLTGAAQLGVDASFNYRKAVLAFTPNLITVDIGSKALIWKGAGSDYWQDGAVKWATTNEGAAADVFYRGDSVEFNDSGSGGLVRVGNTVFPSGVLVNNSSKEYNIGGFIAGPCALVKKGSGKLILSGMGSSYTGGTTIEAGVVELRSGTTPLGSGPVSVGPAAVLYGGGTIQGPLTLAGTLGDASGTAGVGIEAGPTVLSGSYRCWLTADSSDWLAVTGDLDLTGSELTLATHDALFHEDTFVIARYTGNLTGFFAAVSGVPAGYVLKHLPASKQIVVVRKNLDEWLAGYPGLGDVTADGDPDHDGMVNLMEYVLGGNPGGNDTGILPTQGFDFGNAFFRFKRSRISAAHTLQVVQWSTDLKNWTDVPTSGPGVHTYSYSYDLEEITVSVPPSPGGMFFRLKVTEL from the coding sequence GTGAAGTTGAAGTGCTGTTCGTTCTCCCGCGTTTGTCTTTATGTCATCAGTTCGGTTGTGCCATTGGAGGCTGCAAGTCTCCATTGGGACGGGACTTCCACGGGGGTGGATGCGGATGGCGGGGTGGGGACGTGGAGCACGGCGGCGAGTCCGGCGAATTGGGACACGGCGGCGAGCGGTGGGGTGGATACGGCGTGGAGTGCGGATTCGGAGGCTGTCTTCGGCGGGACCGGTGGTGTGGTGACGGTGTCAGGGACGGTGAGTGCGAGTTCGCTGGTTTTCACGGCGCAGGGTTATTTCCTGACGGGTGGCAACGTCTCTCTAACAGGCGCGCCGGTGATCGCGACCGGGGCGAACGATGTCACGCTGGATACGATCCTCGCGGGTGCGGCGCCCATCACCAAGACCGGGGCGGGCACGCTGACGATGGGGGTGAGCAATTCCTTCACGGGTGGCTTTACGATCGCTGCCGGCCAACTGGTGGTGGGAAATGCGGCTGCGCCTGACACGAACGGATTGCTCGGCACGGGTCCGGTGACGATCGCGGGTGGTGCCTCCTTCACGCTGGCACGCGGCGGTTCGACGACGGTCACGGAAATCGCGCATGCCTTCAGCGGCAGCGGCGGTCTGACGATCGCGGGGAATAACAATGGCTCGAACGGCTACTCGGACTTCAAGCTCACGGGGGACAGCAGCACTTTCACCGGGCCGATCACGGTCTCGAATGCGCGCATCAGTGCGGTGACTGGAAAGGAGACCGGTAGCGGTGCGATCAATCTAACAGGCCGCTCCTCGCTGTTCGCCGAGGGGGCGACGGTGGCGAATCCGCTGGTCTTTTCCCCGACGGGACAGTGGAAGGGTTTCCTGCAGGCGGGTGGGAACCTGATCCTGGCGGATGCCACGATCACGGGACCGGTCACGCTGTCCGGACCGGTGGCGACGCGGGTGAATGCGCCGGGCTACGGCAAGCGGCTGAACCTGATCAGCGGAGCGATCGGGCAGTCCGGCGGGACGGGTTCCATCGCGTTTTTCAATGAGGGCACCAGCGACACCACCTACACACTCTCGGGTGCCAGCACGTACACCGGCACCACCACGGTCAACAGTGGTGCGGTCCTGAATCTAACAGGTAGTCTGGCCGGCACGGCGGTGACGGTAAGCGGCTCGATCGGCGGCAGTGGCGTGATCGGGACCGGCGGCTCACTCACGATGGCCGCGCTGGGCAAGATCAAGGTGCCCACGTCCGGGGAAGCGCTCACGGTGAATGGCAATGTGACCCTTCAAACCTCGTCTTACGTCGCGGTGGACATGAAGCCGGGTGTGGTCGCGGGCGATCCGATCCCGGTGCTGCACTACACCGGCACGCTCACGGGTGCGGCACAGTTGGGCGTGGATGCCTCCTTCAACTATCGGAAGGCGGTGCTGGCATTCACTCCGAACCTGATCACGGTCGACATCGGATCGAAGGCGCTGATCTGGAAGGGAGCGGGCTCCGACTATTGGCAAGATGGCGCGGTGAAGTGGGCGACCACCAATGAAGGAGCTGCCGCTGATGTTTTCTACAGGGGTGACAGTGTGGAATTCAACGACAGCGGGAGTGGCGGTCTGGTGCGCGTCGGCAACACGGTGTTCCCTTCTGGCGTGCTGGTGAACAACAGCAGCAAGGAGTACAACATCGGCGGCTTCATCGCGGGTCCCTGCGCGCTGGTGAAGAAGGGCAGCGGCAAGCTGATTCTCTCTGGCATGGGCAGCAGCTACACGGGTGGCACGACCATCGAAGCAGGCGTCGTGGAACTCCGGAGTGGCACCACACCGCTTGGCAGCGGGCCGGTCTCAGTCGGGCCCGCGGCGGTGCTTTACGGTGGCGGCACCATCCAAGGGCCGCTCACCCTTGCCGGCACGCTGGGAGATGCGTCCGGCACTGCGGGGGTCGGGATCGAAGCGGGTCCCACGGTCCTCTCGGGGAGCTATCGCTGTTGGCTTACCGCCGATTCCAGCGACTGGCTCGCGGTGACGGGTGACCTCGATCTCACTGGCTCCGAGCTCACGCTGGCGACGCATGATGCGTTGTTCCATGAGGATACCTTCGTGATCGCCCGCTACACGGGGAACCTCACCGGCTTCTTCGCGGCGGTGAGCGGTGTGCCTGCCGGCTACGTGCTGAAGCATCTGCCCGCGAGCAAGCAGATCGTGGTGGTGCGAAAGAATCTGGATGAATGGCTGGCGGGGTATCCCGGACTTGGCGATGTGACGGCCGATGGCGATCCGGACCACGATGGGATGGTCAATCTGATGGAATACGTGCTGGGCGGGAATCCGGGTGGCAACGACACCGGCATCCTGCCTACCCAGGGCTTCGACTTCGGGAATGCGTTCTTCCGCTTCAAGCGCAGCAGGATCTCGGCAGCTCATACGCTGCAGGTGGTCCAGTGGAGCACGGATCTGAAGAACTGGACGGACGTTCCGACTTCGGGGCCCGGCGTTCATACCTACTCCTATAGCTACGACCTGGAGGAGATCACGGTGAGTGTGCCGCCAAGCCCGGGTGGCATGTTCTTCCGGCTGAAGGTGACGGAGCTGTGA
- a CDS encoding RNA polymerase sigma factor, translated as MTRRERDQQIDAAVRAHHSGLRYFIRSLGVNDAWVDDLAQETFVIAHRKWEELDNPENAPGWFRTIARNLVMNELTKTGRRQRLLDEKITGIIIAAEPTAPAPGVLQDAEIRHEALRECLANLPENIRRVIHARYYDDRNASEIGDDLSMNPASVRKLLFHARKALADCLVAKHINA; from the coding sequence ATGACCCGCCGGGAAAGAGACCAGCAGATCGACGCCGCGGTGCGCGCCCACCACTCCGGCCTCCGCTACTTCATCCGCTCGCTCGGCGTGAATGACGCCTGGGTCGACGACCTCGCCCAGGAGACCTTCGTCATCGCCCACCGCAAGTGGGAGGAGCTCGACAATCCCGAGAACGCCCCCGGCTGGTTCCGCACCATCGCCCGGAATCTCGTCATGAACGAGCTCACCAAGACCGGCCGCCGCCAGCGCCTGCTCGATGAAAAGATCACCGGCATCATCATCGCCGCCGAGCCCACCGCACCCGCCCCCGGCGTCCTCCAGGACGCCGAGATCCGTCACGAGGCCCTCCGCGAATGCCTCGCCAATCTTCCCGAAAACATCCGCCGCGTCATCCACGCCCGCTACTACGATGACCGGAATGCCAGCGAGATCGGCGACGACCTCTCCATGAATCCCGCCTCCGTCCGCAAGCTCCTCTTCCACGCCCGCAAGGCGCTCGCCGACTGCCTCGTCGCCAAGCACATCAACGCCTGA
- a CDS encoding FecR domain-containing protein has product MNSPQADHGSTDFELLCAQYLDGTLDDLSRERLAALLESDPQAIATLRSQLLVSGALARLKPELSDETFLRSVLPHLNTIAGEEDDTFPNRVQNTIRFQRRKRITLAAAAAIALAAGLALSMRGTVVATRYDGEETARQVRTGQKLIFSTGVSRMEFTNGAVVAIEAPAELTIRSQDEVELAHGRLNAWCPETAHGFRVVTTSATVTDLGTSFGVSASPDGTADVLVLDGKVVVQNDNVKRQIERGAAIRATSDTKLSDVAFEPSPYQRTWPVASGIRSTRGEVIPAPPGTPESLAALENDNQILVIPERRDFKPAKSIPVDIIEPGTYDGQNLSAPYKITPPAGKRVRSYLLRYNPVGQSMGLEYLRNFQGSVTFDRPVLGIITHSQKLNRTDATLTRSPLPQLGPRDAELRGLEPGTKTASKFADRVELSPDRRTITVNFYADVSIDEIRAITED; this is encoded by the coding sequence ATGAACTCACCGCAAGCCGACCACGGCAGCACCGACTTCGAACTACTGTGCGCGCAGTACTTGGACGGCACCCTCGACGACCTCAGCCGCGAGCGCCTCGCCGCACTCCTCGAGTCCGATCCCCAGGCCATCGCCACCCTCCGCTCCCAGCTCCTCGTCTCCGGCGCACTCGCCCGCCTCAAGCCCGAGCTCAGCGACGAAACCTTCCTCCGCTCCGTCCTCCCCCACCTCAACACCATCGCCGGCGAAGAAGACGACACTTTCCCGAACCGCGTCCAAAACACCATCCGCTTCCAGCGCCGGAAGCGCATCACCCTCGCCGCAGCAGCCGCCATCGCCCTCGCCGCCGGCCTTGCACTCTCCATGCGCGGCACCGTCGTCGCCACCCGCTACGATGGCGAGGAAACCGCCAGGCAAGTCCGCACCGGCCAAAAGCTCATCTTCTCCACCGGCGTCTCCCGCATGGAATTCACCAATGGCGCCGTCGTCGCCATCGAGGCACCCGCCGAGCTCACCATCCGCTCGCAGGATGAAGTCGAGCTCGCCCACGGCCGTCTCAATGCCTGGTGCCCGGAGACCGCCCACGGCTTCCGCGTCGTCACCACCTCCGCCACCGTCACCGACCTCGGCACCTCCTTCGGCGTCTCCGCCAGCCCCGATGGCACCGCCGACGTCCTCGTCCTCGATGGCAAGGTCGTCGTCCAGAACGACAACGTGAAGCGCCAGATCGAACGCGGCGCCGCCATCCGCGCCACCAGCGACACCAAGCTCAGCGACGTCGCCTTCGAGCCCTCACCCTACCAGCGCACCTGGCCCGTCGCCTCCGGCATCCGCTCCACCCGCGGCGAAGTCATCCCCGCACCACCCGGCACCCCCGAATCACTCGCCGCCCTCGAGAATGACAACCAGATCCTCGTCATCCCCGAGCGCCGCGACTTCAAGCCCGCCAAATCCATCCCCGTCGATATCATCGAGCCCGGCACCTACGATGGCCAGAACCTCAGCGCCCCCTACAAGATCACCCCACCCGCCGGCAAACGCGTCCGCAGCTACCTGCTCCGTTACAATCCCGTCGGCCAAAGCATGGGCTTGGAATACCTCCGCAATTTCCAGGGCTCCGTCACCTTCGACCGCCCCGTGCTCGGCATCATCACCCACAGCCAGAAGCTGAATCGCACCGATGCCACCCTCACCCGCTCCCCCCTCCCACAACTCGGCCCCCGCGACGCCGAACTCCGCGGCCTCGAACCCGGCACCAAGACCGCCTCGAAATTCGCCGACCGCGTCGAACTCTCCCCCGACCGCCGCACCATCACCGTCAACTTCTACGCCGACGTCTCCATCGACGAAATCCGCGCCATCACCGAGGATTGA